The Kosakonia sacchari SP1 genome includes a window with the following:
- the cho gene encoding excinuclease Cho produces MVRRQSAPRLEFEAAAIYEYPEHLRPWLEAMPKQPGVYIFHGESKAMPLYIGKSVNIRSRVLSHLRTPDEAAMLRQARRITWICTAGEIGALLLEARLIKEQQPLFNKRLRRNRQLCSLRLSGEKPQVVYAKEVDFSSSPDLYGLFANRRAALQALQSIADDEKLCYGLLGLESLSRGRACFRSALQRCAGACCGRETREAHDARFAAAMARLQLVCWPWRGPIGLKESAAGMTQYHIIHNWLWLGSVDEPAAAAQLLRLPAGFDHDGYKILCKPLLSGGYEIIELD; encoded by the coding sequence GTGGTCAGGCGTCAATCGGCCCCGCGTCTTGAATTTGAAGCGGCGGCAATCTATGAATATCCGGAACATCTTCGTCCGTGGCTGGAAGCCATGCCCAAACAGCCCGGCGTCTATATTTTTCACGGTGAAAGCAAGGCGATGCCGCTCTATATCGGTAAAAGCGTCAATATTCGCAGCCGTGTGCTGTCGCACCTGCGCACGCCCGATGAAGCGGCGATGCTACGTCAGGCGCGACGCATTACCTGGATTTGTACCGCCGGTGAGATTGGCGCGCTGCTGCTCGAAGCGCGACTAATTAAAGAACAGCAGCCGCTATTTAATAAGCGCCTGCGTCGTAATCGCCAGCTCTGCTCGCTGCGCCTTAGCGGTGAAAAGCCACAGGTGGTGTATGCCAAAGAGGTGGATTTCTCCTCCTCCCCCGATCTCTATGGTCTGTTTGCCAATCGCCGCGCCGCATTGCAAGCGCTGCAGTCTATCGCTGATGACGAAAAGCTGTGCTATGGGCTGCTGGGCCTGGAATCACTAAGCCGCGGCCGGGCTTGTTTTCGATCCGCGTTACAACGCTGTGCCGGAGCATGCTGTGGTAGAGAGACGCGTGAAGCACATGATGCACGCTTCGCTGCCGCGATGGCGCGTTTGCAACTGGTTTGCTGGCCCTGGCGCGGTCCAATTGGTCTGAAAGAGAGCGCAGCAGGAATGACGCAGTACCACATCATTCATAACTGGCTATGGTTGGGTTCAGTTGATGAGCCCGCCGCTGCCGCGCAACTGCTGCGTTTGCCGGCGGGTTTCGATCATGACGGCTACAAAATCCTCTGCAAGCCGTTGCTTTCGGGGGGTTACGAAATCATCGAACTGGATTAA
- the ves gene encoding environmental stress-induced protein Ves: MEFFDIRKMPVNLWRNGAGETREICCFPPATRDFNWRASIASLASNGDFPQFPGVDRVITLLEGGEVTLNGGGAFSHTLKHHQPFTFAGEQPVRAELSDGRMSLDFNVMTRRDRCQAKVRIADRTFTTIGTRGGVIFVLSGAWQLGDKLLTADQGAYWQEGRQTLRLLKSEGQLLFSEITWLPGH; encoded by the coding sequence ATGGAATTCTTTGATATCCGTAAAATGCCGGTCAATCTCTGGCGTAATGGGGCGGGTGAAACCCGAGAAATTTGCTGTTTTCCGCCCGCAACGCGTGATTTTAACTGGCGAGCCAGTATCGCTTCGCTTGCCAGCAACGGTGATTTTCCGCAATTTCCCGGCGTGGATCGGGTAATAACCCTGCTTGAAGGTGGCGAAGTGACGCTGAATGGGGGCGGTGCTTTTAGCCACACGCTTAAACATCACCAGCCTTTTACTTTTGCCGGCGAGCAGCCGGTCAGAGCCGAGCTTTCCGACGGACGCATGTCGCTGGATTTTAACGTGATGACGCGCCGCGATCGCTGCCAGGCGAAAGTCCGTATTGCCGATCGCACTTTTACCACTATTGGTACACGCGGCGGCGTTATTTTCGTCCTGAGCGGCGCGTGGCAATTGGGCGATAAATTGTTAACTGCCGATCAGGGCGCCTACTGGCAGGAAGGGCGGCAAACTCTGCGGTTGCTAAAGTCTGAAGGGCAATTACTGTTCAGTGAAATCACCTGGCTGCCTGGCCATTAA
- the spy gene encoding ATP-independent periplasmic protein-refolding chaperone Spy — protein MLKLTALFVASTLAFGAAGLAHAADTAAAPADAQPMMHHKGKGPHDMMFKGLNLTDAQKQQVRDIMKSQREEMKRPPVEEMRAMHDIITSDSFDRAKAEAQITKMEQQHKESMLKRMETQNKIYNILTPEQKKQFNANFEKRLTEHPAPEGKMPPAPAE, from the coding sequence ATGCTTAAATTGACTGCTCTGTTTGTTGCCTCTACCCTGGCTTTTGGCGCTGCAGGTCTGGCTCATGCTGCGGATACCGCCGCCGCACCAGCTGACGCGCAACCTATGATGCACCACAAAGGTAAAGGCCCGCACGACATGATGTTCAAAGGTCTGAATCTGACCGATGCGCAGAAACAGCAAGTCCGCGACATCATGAAAAGCCAGCGCGAAGAGATGAAACGCCCGCCGGTGGAAGAGATGCGCGCAATGCATGACATCATTACCAGCGACAGCTTTGACCGCGCGAAAGCCGAAGCGCAAATCACCAAAATGGAACAGCAGCATAAAGAAAGCATGCTGAAACGTATGGAGACGCAGAATAAGATTTACAACATTCTGACCCCGGAACAGAAAAAGCAGTTCAATGCGAATTTTGAGAAGCGTCTGACAGAACATCCGGCACCAGAAGGTAAAATGCCTCCTGCACCTGCTGAATAA